From Topomyia yanbarensis strain Yona2022 chromosome 1, ASM3024719v1, whole genome shotgun sequence, one genomic window encodes:
- the LOC131693520 gene encoding uncharacterized protein LOC131693520: MLDVLAFLDEGSSVTLIEDDIVTQLKISGEAEPLVVTWTGNVKRYENQSKKVNLTVSARDAAEKLPLLNVRTVTQLDLPKQRIKFQEIAEHYPHLRDIPVKDYTLEEPKLMIGLDNVHLFAPIESRIGQPGDPIGVKSLLGWTVYGPVKQPSMQDAYMNLHDVIPVTNQDLHDILRNQFVLEEAGISAVVPESVEDERARAILKATTIRVDGRFETGLIWRADQRRFPNSYPMAERRMKALERKLERDPELHRRVNQQIQDYETKGYAHKITAKELSETDPASVWYLPLNVVLNPRKPGKLRLVWDAAASVNGVSLNSELLKGPDMLTCLPGVIQRFRERRFGFGGDIKEMYHQLRIRVKDKQAQRFLYRFDSAQPVQIYVMDVATFGSTCSPCSAQFVKNLNAENFEKQYPDAAAAIIEKHYVDDYFDSVDTVEEAIKRASESMLFGAERPTKRAVLSCVMAMFDPLGFLSPFTIIGRILVQDLWRTGCGWDELIDDLSFEKWTKWTKMLPEIAKIQVPRSYFGEARSDQYENLQLHVFTDASENAYGCVAYFRIEIDGEVCCALVMSRSKVAPLKQLTIPRLELQAAVLGARLAESIRRNHSLKINQQFIWTDSRNVLSWIKSDQRRYRQYVGFRIGDILSHTSVSDWRWVPTLNNEADRVTKWKRGASLHSNSSWFKGADILFRKEMEWPEQPVIPANINEELKAHLLVHDVTLSCALLDISRISKWRILVRTMACVYRFVSNCRRKIEGRPIETLKATKSQAKYLKKVDWMMERKPLKQEEYEKAEYYLFKAAQSEVYEDELKVLLHNREHPVDKWLTVETSSPLYKLAPLVDDKGMVRMEGRTKNAEFLPFDLRFPIILPKEHPLTAKLVQHYHEKFGHGYRETVKNELKQRFYVHGIGGVVQKVAKACVWCRVNRSRPHTPRMAPLPIQRLIPYQRPFSYVGVDYLGPFEVVVGRRKEKRWIVLFTCLVIRAIHLEVACSLTTQACLMAIRRFVCRRGPPLEFISDNGTNFRGASRELEEMVRNISEECANEFTSARVKWSFNPPAAPHMGGVWERLVRSVKEALEVMDDGRKLTDEILLTSMNEAEDMINSRPLTYVSLANDAEMLTPNHFLRGVSPNEPQLTPPPPHSAEALRNAYQRSQQLATQLWNRWIKEYLPTLNQRTKWFNETKQLEVGDLVYVVEGDKRKQWVRGVVEELIGSSDGRIRQAWIRTRSGTYKRATAKLAVLEIRDSNTDPDAVIEPGLRAGEML, translated from the exons ATGTTGGACGTCCTGGCGTTTCTGGATGAAGGTTCGTCAGTGACTCTAATCGAGGACGATATAGTCACCCAACTGAAAATAAGCGGGGAGGCCGAACCACTGGTTGTAACTTGGACTGGAAACGTGAAACGCTACGAAAATCAATCGAAGAAGGTGAACTTAACGGTGTCCGCGAGAGATGCGGCCGAAAAATTGCCATTGCTCAACGTGCGTACAGTAACGCAGCTTGATTTGCCAAAGCAACGTATAAAGTTCCAGGAAATCGCCGAGCATTATCCTCATCTGCGTGACATACCAGTGAAGGATTACACCCTGGAGGAGCCAAAATTAATGATTGGACTGGATAATGTGCATCTATTTGCTCCCATTGAATCGAGGATAGGGCAACCGGGTGACCCAATTGGCGTGAAGTCGCTGCTAGGCTGGACGGTATATGGACCAGTGAAACAACCATCAATGCAAGATGCGTATATGAATCTGCACGATGTAATACCTGTTACGAATCAGGATTTACATGATATCTTACGAAACCAGTTTGTACTGGAGGAGGCGGGTATTTCGGCTGTAGTACCAGAGTCGGTTGAAGACGAACGAGCTCGAGCTATCTTGAAAGCAACAACGATTCGAGTGGATGGTCGTTTTGAAACAGGGCTGATTTGGCGTGCGGATCAACGACGATTTCCGAACAGTTATCCAATGGCCGAAAGGCGAATGAAGGCGCTAGAAAGAAAACTGGAGAGAGATCCGGAACTACACCGCAGGGTAAACCAGCAAATACAAGACTACGAGACAAAGGGCTACGCACACAAAATTACCGCAAAGGAGCTCTCTGAAACGGATCCAGCGAGTGTCTGGTATCTCCCGCTAAATGTTGTACTGAATCCACGAAAACCGGGAAAATTACGTTTGGTGTGGGATGCGGCTGCGTCGGTAAATGGAGTTTCACTGAATTCCGAATTGTTGAAAGGTCCTGATATGCTGACATGTCTTCCTGGCGTAATTCAACGTTTTCGAGAACGACGTTTCGGGTTCGGTGGTGATATCAAAGAAATGTACCACCAGCTTCGAATCCGGGTTAAGGACAAGCAAGCCCAACGGTTCCTATACCGGTTTGATTCAGCGCAGCCTGTGCAGATTTATGTGATGGATGTGGCAACGTTTGGTTCGACCTGTTCACCCTGTTCTGCGCAGTTCGTGAAAAATCTGaatgccgaaaattttgaaaaacaatatCCGGACGCAGCAGCAGCAATCATCGAAAAACACTATGTTGATGACTATTTCGACAGTGTGGATACCGTCGAGGAGGCGATTAAGCGAGCAAGCGAG TCAATGCTCTTTGGTGCTGAGCGCCCAACGAAAAGGGCCGTTCTCAGTTGTGTCATGGCCATGTTCGACCCACTAGGTTTCCTATCGCCGTTCACGATAATTGGAAGAATACTAGTGCAGGACTTGTGGAGGACGGGTTGTGGATGGGATGAACTGATTGATGATCTGTCGTTCGAAAAATGGACCAAGTGGACTAAAATGTTGCCAGAGATCGCCAAAATTCAAGTACCGAGAAGTTATTTTGGAGAGGCACGATCTGATCAGTACGAGAATCTTCAGTTGCATGTCTTCACCGATGCGAGTGAAAATGCATATGGCTGCGTAGCATACTTTCGGATCGAAATTGATGGGGAGGTTTGCTGTGCGTTAGTAATGAGTCGAAGCAAGGTGGCTCCACTCAAACAACTTACCATCCCGCGGCTTGAACTGCAGGCTGCTGTGCTAGGTGCCCGATTGGCGGAATCTATTCGGCGCAATCATAGCTTGAAAATTAACCAACAGTTCATCTGGACAGATTCGCGGAATGTCCTTTCTTGGATCAAATCCGACCAACGGCGATACCGACAGTATGTGGGCTTTCGCATAGGTGATATCCTCAGTCACACTAGCGTATCGGACTGGCGATGGGTTCCGACGCTAAATAATGAAGCGGATCGAGTAACGAAATGGAAGCGCGGAGCGAGCTTACACTCAAATAGCTCTTGGTTTAAGGGAGCGGACATTCTGTTCCGCAAGGAAATGGAATGGCCAGAGCAGCCCGTGATACCGGCAAACATCAACGAAGAACTGAAAGCGCATTTGCTTGTCCATGATGTCACACTATCGTGTGCACTTTTAGACATATCTCGTATCTCAAAGTGGCGAATTCTAGTGCGTACGATGGCGTGCGTTTATAGATTCGTGTCCAACTGTCGGCGGAAAATCGAAGGCCGTCCAATTGAAACACTGAAGGCAACAAAGAGCCAGGCGAAGTACTTGAAGAAAGTAGATTGGATGATGGAGCGTAAGCCTTTGAAGCAGGAAGAGTACGAGAAAGCGGAATACTATCTTTTTAAGGCTGCGCAGTCGGAAGTGTACGAGGACGAACTAAAAGTGTTGTTACACAATCGGGAACATCCGGTGGACAAATGGTTAACTGTAGAGACGTCTAGTCCGTTATATAAACTAGCTCCTCTTGTAGACGATAAAGGGATGGTGCGTATGGAAGGCAGGACGAAAAACGCAGAATTTCTGCCCTTCGATCTTCGTTTTCCGATTATTTTACCAAAGGAGCATCCTCTGACAGCGAAGCTTGTGCAACACTATCATGAGAAATTTGGTCACGGATATCGGGAAACTGTAAAGAATGAACTAAAACAGCGCTTCTATGTTCACGGTATTGGAGGAGTCGTTCAAAAGGTGGCGAAGGCTTGTGTTTGGTGTCGAGTTAATCGTAGTCGTCCACATACTCCAAGGATGGCGCCTTTACCTATCCAACGGCTAATCCCATATCAACGTCCATTCAGCTACGTCGGTGTAGACTATTTAGGTCCATTCGAAGTGGTGGTAGGTCGCCGTAAGGAAAAACGCTGGATTGTGTTGTTTACTTGCCTGGTGATACGGGCAATCCATTTGGAGGTGGCCTGCAGCCTCACCACGCAAGCATGTTTGATGGCTATTCGAAGATTTGTTTGTCGTCGAGGGCCGCCTTTGGAGTTCATCTCCGATAATGGAACTAATTTTAGAGGTGCGAGCAGAGAGCTTGAGGAGATGGTCAGAAACATTAGTGAGGAGTGTGCCAACGAATTTACCAGCGCTCGTGTAAAGTGGAGTTTTAATCCTCCAGCCGCTCCACACATGGGGGGCGTTTGGGAGAGACTGGTTCGATCGGTAAAAGAAGCGTTGGAGGTGATGGATGATGGAAGGAAACTGACCGATGAAATCCTTCTTACATCAATGAACGAAGCGGAGGATATGATTAATTCGCGGCCGCTAACGTATGTATCGCTGGCAAATGATGCTGAGATGTTAACACCAAACCATTTTCTTCGGGGAGTGTCCCCGAATGAACCTCAACTAACTCCTCCTCCTCCTCATTCGGCAGAAGCGCTGCGGAATGCTTATCAGCGATCGCAGCAGCTGGCAACACAGCTGTGGAATCGCTGGATTAAGGAATATCTGCCGACCCTTAATCAACGAACGAAGTGGTTCAATGAGACGAAACAGTTGGAAGTCGGAGATCTTGTTTACGTCGTTGAAGGAGATAAACGGAAGCAATGGGTACGTGGAGTCGTCGAGGAACTTATTGGGTCTAGCGACGGACGAATACGGCAAGCTTGGATTCGTACGAGATCGGGAACGTATAAACGGGCTACGGCTAAGTTGGCTGTACTGGAGATAAGAGACAGTAACACTGATCCGGATGCGGTCATCGAACCAGGATTACGGGCCGGGGAAATGTTGTGA